Below is a window of Capsicum annuum cultivar UCD-10X-F1 unplaced genomic scaffold, UCD10Xv1.1 ctg79100, whole genome shotgun sequence DNA.
aaattaataagatattttttatcaatttttggttcTTTTAACGCTTTGATTTCAATTTTATCGATAGATCTCCGGTTTAGGACagctaacagtataacaaacaacaTTATAACAAACAGcagcaacaacatacctagtgtattacCACATAGTGGAATCTAAAGAAGATAAAGTGTACGCaattcataccactaccttaaatgaagtagataggttgtttccgatagatcttCTAGCAAAAAcatttaaacaaatatcataactaatTCTGACTGGTGAAACTGAAATTTGCACAATTAGTACTCTTTAACAAAAGTGAACTACTAAACCCAAGTCTCTTTTGGGCCAAATCAAATTGAAGCAAATTATCCTCAATCATAAGCCCACCAAATACAATACTCGTCCTGGGCTCAAGCCCACCATCCACAAAGCCCAAACACCAAacatctttaacccgaaccattAAATTCGACCCGAATATCCTCCAATAAATACCCGGtttatccaataccaaatcaaTAATCGGAACCGCCGGTCCAACGCGCGTGTTTACAATCGCCTTCACCGGAAAACACACATTAAACGGCTTCACCGGATTCTCCGTCGCCGTCAAATTCATCGACTTTGATTCTGCTACAAACTTCTCCGTCACCGCCTTCAACACCGCCGTATGAACCACCGTATACGGCGTCGACGTACTTATCTTCGTCCCGCCAAATCCACTTTCGTTAATCTTCAACAGCGTTTCATTCAACTTCACGGATTTGTTGTTCACTTTGATCGCACTTACTCCGATGAAGTACTCGCTTGACGGAAGCCAGTAGATGGGAACAGTTCCGCGAGACGGATTGAGAATCAACGGAGTGTAA
It encodes the following:
- the LOC124894999 gene encoding probable aspartic proteinase GIP2, whose protein sequence is MCVFARLTLYKFKYLLVHAQSRRRTAEIKLAVSTTDGRNPNGLRPIKDYVFSCGNTKLLRGLPNGVTGVAALGRFNYSLPFQLSKTSSSSPAIFAVCLPSSTAGTSGNGVAFFNTAGPYYFSPGIDASKLLIYTPLILNPSRGTVPIYWLPSSEYFIGVSAIKVNNKSVKLNETLLKINESGFGGTKISTSTPYTVVHTAVLKAVTEKFVAESKSMNLTATENPVKPFNVCFPVKAIVNTRVGPAVPIIDLVLDKPGIYWRIFGSNLMVRVKDVWCLGFVDGGLEPRTSIVFGGLMIEDNLLQFDLAQKRLGFSSSLLLKSTNCANFSFTSQN